From Bacteriovorax sp. BAL6_X, the proteins below share one genomic window:
- a CDS encoding EVE domain-containing protein, giving the protein MQYWLFKSEPDAFSIDDLARRPKQSESWDGVRNYQARNFMRDEIKLGDKVFFYHSSCKEPAIVGLAEVVKESHPDKTQFDEKSKYFDPKATKEAPRWFLVDIKFVEKFSKALTLKEMKADSRFEEMPLVKKGSRLSIMPIPKKIAATILKDIKN; this is encoded by the coding sequence ATGCAATACTGGCTCTTTAAAAGCGAACCTGATGCTTTCTCTATTGATGACCTCGCAAGGCGTCCGAAACAATCGGAATCTTGGGATGGAGTGCGAAACTATCAGGCCCGCAACTTCATGAGAGATGAGATAAAACTTGGAGACAAGGTCTTCTTCTATCACTCAAGTTGCAAAGAGCCAGCTATCGTGGGACTTGCAGAAGTAGTCAAAGAGTCACATCCAGATAAGACGCAATTTGATGAGAAATCAAAGTACTTTGACCCAAAGGCCACAAAAGAAGCTCCACGCTGGTTTCTTGTTGATATAAAATTTGTCGAAAAATTTTCTAAAGCATTAACGCTAAAAGAAATGAAAGCTGATAGTCGCTTTGAGGAGATGCCTTTGGTAAAAAAAGGCTCTCGCCTATCCATCATGCCAATTCCTAAAAAGATAGCGGCAACAATTTTAAAAGATATTAAAAACTAG
- a CDS encoding adenosylmethionine decarboxylase, translating to MIFEGSEKKAEIIVKDGLNLLEIPDTFWAQLVEKAKATILSSVKNEKLKAFLLSESSLFVWEDRMLIITCGQTTLIQAIDFFTSEYGKDSIKQLIFQRKNEYFSHMQHSTFMDDIKLLENKFDGTAFRFGNIDDHHNYIYFLDREYTPSVDDHTFELLMYEISCEARKLLTDENVTKEQIRDLLKLDEILPGFELDDFVFNPYGYSLNAIKDDNYFTCHITPQEECPYISFETDIDMKEIAGVLIDAMEPISYDFIEFCPNQDGNCGLNVNPGEYKAKTQVESYLKCGYIMYFSHFYKLRTNRLTPYKLL from the coding sequence ATGATTTTTGAAGGTTCAGAAAAGAAGGCCGAAATTATCGTTAAAGATGGCCTTAACTTACTAGAAATCCCTGATACTTTTTGGGCCCAGCTAGTTGAAAAAGCGAAAGCGACAATCCTTTCAAGTGTAAAAAATGAAAAGTTGAAAGCATTTCTACTTTCAGAGTCCTCTCTCTTTGTTTGGGAAGACAGAATGCTTATTATTACTTGTGGCCAGACGACACTTATTCAGGCCATTGACTTTTTTACTAGTGAATACGGAAAGGATTCAATTAAACAACTTATCTTTCAAAGAAAGAATGAGTACTTCTCTCATATGCAGCACTCAACTTTTATGGATGATATTAAACTTCTAGAAAATAAATTTGATGGAACAGCATTTCGTTTCGGCAATATTGATGATCACCACAACTATATTTATTTCCTCGATCGAGAATACACTCCGTCTGTAGATGATCACACATTTGAACTTCTAATGTACGAAATATCTTGTGAAGCGAGAAAACTTCTTACCGATGAAAATGTAACAAAAGAGCAGATCAGAGATTTATTAAAACTAGATGAAATCCTACCAGGTTTTGAACTTGATGATTTTGTCTTCAACCCATATGGCTATTCTTTAAATGCCATCAAGGATGACAACTACTTCACTTGCCACATTACTCCGCAAGAAGAGTGTCCGTATATTAGTTTTGAAACAGATATTGATATGAAGGAAATTGCTGGAGTGCTAATTGATGCAATGGAGCCAATCTCTTATGACTTCATTGAGTTCTGTCCAAATCAAGATGGAAACTGCGGGCTCAATGTAAACCCTGGAGAATACAAGGCAAAGACGCAAGTTGAAAGCTATTTAAAATGCGGCTATATCATGTACTTTTCACACTTTTATAAATTACGTACAAACCGCTTAACACCATACAAATTACTTTAA
- a CDS encoding sigma-54-dependent Fis family transcriptional regulator — translation MLASFSEFKFFQSFRIPVEEADNLRFLIQKEDEVGHLEYIDDAKLVDISITGFGFKTHERISVGTELEVSLQFKKKHLDLTGRVVRAFSNVLEDEEIIYGVELDVEKGINKFLESYIMSFSSERLKDCLIQSALKERYTDPNEGFEMFSLLLSLFKDITHFGDKEGFLDTMLEEVIRILNAQRSSIFLINPDTNELEAIAALGLDKTGLKFDYRLGVAGSVFTTGVALNICTESDESRFNNAFDEQNGFTTKSIICYPIYNREDKIIGVIEVINKRNENRFTIEDEKTMKVLALVFSSVFHSFNPISNNSKIRRFSAPYDRQYAIIGNTTGVKSMRSSISKLKDLDSPVLITGEKGVGKNLYATVLHFEGKRGLHEVNTVNCKLQDTDKLEAQLFGPDENQCVFSKTQGGTVVLNHIENLSYEWQERLFEVISNRGTSGGIVSIDCRIMATSIKDLGILTDEGLFHRDLFEFLSQAQINIDPLRRREDDIEMLVEYFLKVECKRQGLLLKSFSKKVMEQILQYDWPGNIYELKKCIERAVLYHPKSHIISDIEINDGVSPLVDISMKQKQFGQIDHVTDFTLPLKDRLALVEREMILNEIKRNFGNKSKAAKEMGISREALRKKLIYSQEILDQLEAPEVDKDKKVA, via the coding sequence ATGCTCGCCAGTTTTTCAGAATTTAAGTTCTTTCAATCATTTAGAATTCCAGTTGAAGAAGCGGATAACTTACGTTTTCTCATTCAAAAAGAAGATGAAGTTGGCCATCTCGAATATATCGATGACGCTAAACTTGTTGATATTTCAATCACTGGTTTTGGTTTTAAGACACACGAGAGAATTTCTGTTGGAACAGAACTAGAAGTTTCTCTTCAGTTTAAAAAGAAGCATCTTGATTTAACTGGGCGAGTTGTTCGTGCCTTCTCAAATGTTTTAGAAGATGAAGAGATTATCTATGGTGTTGAGCTTGACGTTGAAAAAGGAATTAATAAATTTCTAGAGTCATATATCATGAGCTTTTCTTCAGAAAGATTAAAAGATTGTCTGATTCAATCAGCACTAAAAGAACGTTATACAGATCCAAATGAAGGATTTGAAATGTTCTCGCTTTTACTTTCTCTATTCAAAGATATTACTCACTTTGGTGATAAAGAAGGCTTTCTTGATACAATGCTTGAAGAAGTTATTCGTATTTTGAATGCACAACGTTCTTCAATCTTTTTAATCAATCCAGATACAAATGAGCTTGAAGCAATTGCTGCTTTAGGGTTAGATAAGACGGGCCTGAAGTTTGATTATCGCCTTGGTGTTGCAGGTTCTGTTTTCACAACGGGGGTCGCATTAAATATTTGTACTGAAAGTGATGAGTCGCGATTTAATAATGCCTTTGATGAGCAAAATGGATTCACGACAAAATCAATTATTTGTTATCCTATTTATAACCGTGAAGATAAGATTATTGGTGTAATTGAAGTTATTAATAAGCGAAATGAAAATCGTTTTACTATTGAAGATGAAAAAACAATGAAGGTTTTAGCTCTTGTTTTCTCATCAGTATTCCATAGCTTTAACCCTATCTCGAATAATTCAAAAATCCGTCGTTTCTCTGCTCCATATGATCGTCAGTATGCAATCATTGGAAACACAACAGGTGTTAAGTCGATGAGAAGCTCGATTTCAAAGCTAAAGGATCTTGATAGTCCAGTTCTTATTACAGGTGAGAAGGGAGTTGGAAAGAATCTTTATGCAACAGTTCTGCACTTTGAAGGTAAGCGCGGACTACATGAAGTAAATACTGTGAATTGTAAATTACAAGATACGGATAAGTTAGAGGCCCAGCTATTTGGCCCAGATGAAAATCAATGTGTTTTTTCGAAAACACAAGGTGGAACAGTCGTTCTTAATCATATTGAAAATCTTTCTTACGAATGGCAAGAGAGACTGTTTGAAGTTATCTCAAACAGAGGTACTTCAGGTGGTATTGTAAGTATTGATTGTCGTATTATGGCAACATCGATTAAGGATCTTGGAATCCTAACTGATGAGGGACTATTTCATCGTGATCTTTTTGAGTTTTTATCACAAGCTCAAATTAATATCGATCCACTAAGACGCCGTGAAGATGATATTGAAATGCTTGTTGAGTATTTCTTAAAGGTTGAGTGTAAAAGACAAGGCCTTTTACTTAAGAGTTTTTCTAAAAAGGTTATGGAACAAATCCTACAGTATGACTGGCCTGGAAATATTTATGAATTAAAGAAATGTATTGAAAGAGCTGTGCTATATCATCCAAAGTCACATATTATATCTGATATTGAAATCAATGACGGAGTATCTCCGCTAGTTGATATTTCAATGAAGCAGAAGCAATTTGGACAGATTGATCATGTCACAGATTTTACACTTCCTCTAAAAGATCGTCTTGCTCTTGTTGAGCGTGAAATGATTCTTAATGAGATTAAAAGAAATTTTGGAAATAAGTCTAAGGCTGCAAAAGAGATGGGAATCTCACGTGAGGCCCTTCGTAAAAAGTTGATTTATTCTCAAGAGATACTTGATCAACTAGAAGCTCCTGAAGTGGATAAAGATAAAAAAGTTGCTTAA
- the speE gene encoding polyamine aminopropyltransferase has protein sequence MHSNLWIEERYKDFYGMRYKVENVLYSKKTEFQTVDVVETKGHGKMLLNDGLVMVTERDEIAYHDMISHVPLFVHPNPKNVLVIGGGDGGTAREVLRHSSVEKCTMVEIDGAVCEACIEFIPQTAEVLKGHPKLDLIIGDGVKFVQETTEKFDVIIIDSTDPIGPAAPLFGPEFYTNVNKCLAENGIVVSQGESPWFEAEIQKSMLGVLNDIFKNTFIYNFSNLTYPGGLWSFTFATKGDIHPINDFREDAVAASGLEFSYYNAGLHKAAFYLPTFMKKNLEGLIQNP, from the coding sequence ATGCACAGTAACCTATGGATCGAAGAAAGATATAAAGATTTTTACGGGATGAGATATAAAGTAGAGAATGTTCTTTACTCGAAGAAAACAGAATTCCAAACTGTAGACGTTGTCGAAACAAAGGGGCATGGAAAAATGCTTCTAAACGACGGACTAGTAATGGTAACAGAAAGAGATGAGATTGCTTATCACGATATGATTTCTCACGTGCCACTATTTGTTCACCCAAATCCAAAAAACGTACTTGTTATCGGTGGTGGTGACGGTGGAACAGCAAGAGAAGTACTTCGTCATTCTTCAGTTGAAAAATGTACAATGGTTGAAATTGATGGTGCTGTTTGTGAAGCATGTATTGAATTCATTCCACAAACTGCAGAAGTTCTAAAAGGTCACCCAAAACTAGATCTAATCATCGGCGACGGTGTTAAATTTGTTCAAGAAACAACAGAGAAGTTTGATGTTATCATCATCGACTCAACTGACCCAATTGGACCAGCGGCCCCTCTATTTGGCCCTGAGTTTTACACTAATGTAAATAAGTGCCTTGCTGAAAACGGTATCGTTGTTTCTCAAGGAGAATCGCCTTGGTTTGAGGCAGAAATTCAAAAGAGTATGCTCGGTGTTCTAAATGATATTTTCAAAAATACATTTATCTATAACTTCTCTAACCTAACATATCCTGGTGGACTGTGGTCATTTACTTTTGCAACAAAAGGCGACATTCACCCAATAAACGATTTTAGAGAAGACGCAGTAGCAGCAAGCGGACTTGAGTTCTCTTACTACAATGCAGGACTTCATAAGGCAGCATTCTACCTGCCAACATTTATGAAGAAAAACCTTGAAGGACTAATCCAAAACCCTTAA